The following are encoded in a window of Callithrix jacchus isolate 240 chromosome 9, calJac240_pri, whole genome shotgun sequence genomic DNA:
- the OS9 gene encoding protein OS-9 isoform X2 encodes MATETLLSSVLGLLLLGLLLPASLTGGVGSLNLEELSEMRYGIEILPLPVMGGQSQASDVVIVSSKYKQRYECRLPAGAIHFQREREEETPTYQGPGIPELLSPMRDAPCLLKTKDWWTYEFCYGRHIQQYHMEDSEIKGEILYLGYYQSAFNWDDETAKASKQHRLKRYHSQTYGNGSKCDLNGRPREAEVRFLCDEGAGISGDYIDRVDEPLSCSYVLTVRTPRLCPHPLLRPPPSAAPQAIRCHPSLQPEEYMAYIQRQADSKQYGDKIIEELQDLGPQVWSETKSGVAPQKMAGASLTKDDSKDSDFWKMLHEPEDQAPGGEEVQAEEQDPSPEAADSAPGTPSDFQNNVQVKVIRSPADLIRFIEELKGGTKKGKPNIGQEQAADDAAEVPQREAEEKEKGDPEQRSEVEEEEDEDEDEDEDERQLLGEFEKELEGILLPSDRDRLRSEVKAGMERELDNIIQETEKELDPDGLKKESERDRAMLALTSTLNKLIKRLEEKQSPELVKKHRKKRVVPKKPPPSPQPTGKIEIKIVRPWAEGAEEGARWLTDEDTRNLKEIFFNILVPGAEEAQKERQRQKELESNYRRVWGSQGGEGTGDLDEFDF; translated from the exons ATGGCGACGGAAACGCTGCTGTCCAGTGTGTTAGGATTACTGCTTCTGGGGCTCCTATTACCCGCAAGTCTGACTGGTGGTGTCGGGAGCCTGAACCTGGAGGAGCTGAGTGAGATGCGTTATGGGATCGAGATCCTGCCGTTGCCTGTCATGGGAGGGCAG aGCCAAGCTTCGGACGTGGTGATTGTCTCCTCTAAGTACAAACAGCGCTATGAGTGTCGGCTGCCAGCTGGAGCTATTCACTTTCAGCGTGAAAGGGAGGAGGAAACACCTACTTACCAAGGGCCTGGGATCCCTGAGTTGTTGAGCCCAATGAGAGATGCTCCCTGCTTGCTGAAG ACAAAGGACTGGTGGACATATGAATTCTGTTATGGGCGCCACATCCAGCAATACCACATGGAAG ATTCAGAGATCAAAGGTGAAATCCTCTATCTCGGCTACTACCAGTCGGCCTTCAACTGGGATGATGAAACAGCCAAG GCCTCCAAGCAGCATCGTCTGAAACGCTACCACAGCCAGACCTATGGCAATGGGTCCAAGTGCGACCTCAATGGGAGgccccgggaggccgaggttcgG TTCCTCTGTGATGAGGGTGCAGGTATTTCTGGGGACTATATCGATCGTGTGGATGAGCCCTTGTCCTGCTCTTATGTGCTGACAGTTCGCACTCCTCGGCTctgcccccaccctctcctccggCCCCCACCCAGTGCTGCACCCCAGGCCATTCGCTGTCACCCTTCCCTGCAGCCTGAGGAGTACATGGCCTATATTCAGAGGCAAGCTG ACTCAAAGCAGTATGGAGATAAAATCATAGAGGAGCTGCAAGACCTGGGTCCCCAAGTGTGGAGTGAGACCAAGTCTGGGGTGGCACCCCAAAAGATGGCAG GTGCCAGCCTGACCAAGGATGACAGTAAGGACTCAGATTTCTGGAAGATGCTTCATGAGCCAGAGGACCAGGCCCCAGGAGGGGAGGAGGTGCAGGCAGAG GAGCAGGACCCAAGCCCTGAGGCAGCAGATTCAGCTCCAGGCACTCCCAGTG ATTTTCAGAACAATGTGCAGGTCAAAGTCATTCGAAGCCCTGCGGATTTGATTCGATTCATAGAGGAGCTGAAAGGTGGAACAAAAAAG GGGAAGCCAAACATAGGCCAAGAGCAGGCTGCAGATGATGCTGCAGAAGTCCCTCAGAGGGaagcagaggaaaaggaaaagggtgACCCAGAACAGCGGAGTGAGGTggaagaagaggaggatgaggatgaggatgaggatgaggatgaacGGCAGTTACTGGGAGAATTTGAGAAGGAACTGGAAGGGATCCTGCTTCCGTCAGACCGAGACCGTCTCCGCTCGGAGGTGAAAGCTGGCATGGAGCGGGAGCTGGACAACATCATCCAGGAG ACAGAGAAGGAGCTGGACCCAGATGGGCTGAAGAAGGAGTCAGAGCGGGATCGGGCAATGCTGGCTCTGACATCCACTCTCAACAAACTCATCAAAAGACTGGAGGAAAAGCAGAGTCCAGAGCTGGTGAAGAAGCACAGGAAAAAGAGGGTTGTCCCCAAAAAGCCTCCCCCATCACCCCAACCTACAG GGAAAATTGAGATCAAAATTGTCCGCCCATGGGCGGAAGGGGCTGAAGAGGGTGCACGCTGGCTGACTGATGAGGACACAAGAAACCTCAAGGAGATCTTCTTCAATATCTTG GTGCCGGGAGCCGAAGAAGCCCAGAAAGAACGCCAGCGGCAGAAAGAGCTGGAGAGCAATTACCGCCGGGTGTGGGGCTCTCAAGGTGGGGAGGGCACAGGGGACCTGGATGAATTTGACTTCTGA
- the OS9 gene encoding protein OS-9 isoform X1, producing the protein MATETLLSSVLGLLLLGLLLPASLTGGVGSLNLEELSEMRYGIEILPLPVMGGQSQASDVVIVSSKYKQRYECRLPAGAIHFQREREEETPTYQGPGIPELLSPMRDAPCLLKTKDWWTYEFCYGRHIQQYHMEDSEIKGEILYLGYYQSAFNWDDETAKASKQHRLKRYHSQTYGNGSKCDLNGRPREAEVRFLCDEGAGISGDYIDRVDEPLSCSYVLTVRTPRLCPHPLLRPPPSAAPQAIRCHPSLQPEEYMAYIQRQADSKQYGDKIIEELQDLGPQVWSETKSGVAPQKMAGASLTKDDSKDSDFWKMLHEPEDQAPGGEEVQAEEQDPSPEAADSAPGTPSDFQNNVQVKVIRSPADLIRFIEELKGGTKKGKPNIGQEQAADDAAEVPQREAEEKEKGDPEQRSEVEEEEDEDEDEDEDERQLLGEFEKELEGILLPSDRDRLRSEVKAGMERELDNIIQETEKELDPDGLKKESERDRAMLALTSTLNKLIKRLEEKQSPELVKKHRKKRVVPKKPPPSPQPTEEDPEHRVRVRVTKLRLGGPNQDLTVLEMKRENPQLKQIEGLVKELLEREGLTAAGKIEIKIVRPWAEGAEEGARWLTDEDTRNLKEIFFNILVPGAEEAQKERQRQKELESNYRRVWGSQGGEGTGDLDEFDF; encoded by the exons ATGGCGACGGAAACGCTGCTGTCCAGTGTGTTAGGATTACTGCTTCTGGGGCTCCTATTACCCGCAAGTCTGACTGGTGGTGTCGGGAGCCTGAACCTGGAGGAGCTGAGTGAGATGCGTTATGGGATCGAGATCCTGCCGTTGCCTGTCATGGGAGGGCAG aGCCAAGCTTCGGACGTGGTGATTGTCTCCTCTAAGTACAAACAGCGCTATGAGTGTCGGCTGCCAGCTGGAGCTATTCACTTTCAGCGTGAAAGGGAGGAGGAAACACCTACTTACCAAGGGCCTGGGATCCCTGAGTTGTTGAGCCCAATGAGAGATGCTCCCTGCTTGCTGAAG ACAAAGGACTGGTGGACATATGAATTCTGTTATGGGCGCCACATCCAGCAATACCACATGGAAG ATTCAGAGATCAAAGGTGAAATCCTCTATCTCGGCTACTACCAGTCGGCCTTCAACTGGGATGATGAAACAGCCAAG GCCTCCAAGCAGCATCGTCTGAAACGCTACCACAGCCAGACCTATGGCAATGGGTCCAAGTGCGACCTCAATGGGAGgccccgggaggccgaggttcgG TTCCTCTGTGATGAGGGTGCAGGTATTTCTGGGGACTATATCGATCGTGTGGATGAGCCCTTGTCCTGCTCTTATGTGCTGACAGTTCGCACTCCTCGGCTctgcccccaccctctcctccggCCCCCACCCAGTGCTGCACCCCAGGCCATTCGCTGTCACCCTTCCCTGCAGCCTGAGGAGTACATGGCCTATATTCAGAGGCAAGCTG ACTCAAAGCAGTATGGAGATAAAATCATAGAGGAGCTGCAAGACCTGGGTCCCCAAGTGTGGAGTGAGACCAAGTCTGGGGTGGCACCCCAAAAGATGGCAG GTGCCAGCCTGACCAAGGATGACAGTAAGGACTCAGATTTCTGGAAGATGCTTCATGAGCCAGAGGACCAGGCCCCAGGAGGGGAGGAGGTGCAGGCAGAG GAGCAGGACCCAAGCCCTGAGGCAGCAGATTCAGCTCCAGGCACTCCCAGTG ATTTTCAGAACAATGTGCAGGTCAAAGTCATTCGAAGCCCTGCGGATTTGATTCGATTCATAGAGGAGCTGAAAGGTGGAACAAAAAAG GGGAAGCCAAACATAGGCCAAGAGCAGGCTGCAGATGATGCTGCAGAAGTCCCTCAGAGGGaagcagaggaaaaggaaaagggtgACCCAGAACAGCGGAGTGAGGTggaagaagaggaggatgaggatgaggatgaggatgaggatgaacGGCAGTTACTGGGAGAATTTGAGAAGGAACTGGAAGGGATCCTGCTTCCGTCAGACCGAGACCGTCTCCGCTCGGAGGTGAAAGCTGGCATGGAGCGGGAGCTGGACAACATCATCCAGGAG ACAGAGAAGGAGCTGGACCCAGATGGGCTGAAGAAGGAGTCAGAGCGGGATCGGGCAATGCTGGCTCTGACATCCACTCTCAACAAACTCATCAAAAGACTGGAGGAAAAGCAGAGTCCAGAGCTGGTGAAGAAGCACAGGAAAAAGAGGGTTGTCCCCAAAAAGCCTCCCCCATCACCCCAACCTACAG AGGAGGATCCTGAGCACAGAGTCCGGGTCCGGGTCACCAAGCTCCGTCTCGGAGGCCCTAATCAGGATCTGACGGTCCTCGAGATGAAACGGGAAAACCCACAGCTGAAACAAATCGAGGGGCTGGTGAAGGAGCTGCTGGAGAGGGAGGGACTCACAGCTGCAG GGAAAATTGAGATCAAAATTGTCCGCCCATGGGCGGAAGGGGCTGAAGAGGGTGCACGCTGGCTGACTGATGAGGACACAAGAAACCTCAAGGAGATCTTCTTCAATATCTTG GTGCCGGGAGCCGAAGAAGCCCAGAAAGAACGCCAGCGGCAGAAAGAGCTGGAGAGCAATTACCGCCGGGTGTGGGGCTCTCAAGGTGGGGAGGGCACAGGGGACCTGGATGAATTTGACTTCTGA